From Centropristis striata isolate RG_2023a ecotype Rhode Island chromosome 16, C.striata_1.0, whole genome shotgun sequence, a single genomic window includes:
- the dnaaf2 gene encoding protein kintoun, with product MEVGDQLKELNMTTDEMERLTKALKDEKFREMLRDYAHELSDPENKKRYEEEIKLLEQERGNTIDFIHPEPFRALRTSVNGKQKCFINICANDRVGKPECKWGVSADGRRGQSWSLPHSLHPGRQDTDPKGNKIMIYDAVFHPDTIHIASKNKRFMEMVDSTAIQGIQDAFKVTLDKNNVRELKTKYKGTPQPCVIRKPIPGYKKEPSEEPDPLAFPYPCEKRPPTSLQAEPAATKNSRDAEQKSFQIQPQRAKEPTKPNYTVKYRSFVDLQDFRCSRDSAQSPRPKEIVVTIDMPLLKAATDASLEVEERRLLLEAKKPAYRLELPLAYPVDEDKGEAMFNKQRGQLTVTLSVLPSNEAVDFAVGSAQTSDDERQEEVSEVEEEDEWIEKREDKESKEEEQGGVEQDLRVEEGEEEGGRGQKSGEEQMKEGENSDEGNGVEVETKWKEEKGKGQDVEEEKVNELKHELEKEIWDCNSDNKDPSVTSLKCNTVTNVSSGEENRLQASPETESQPVLITAEHSSCTGKEEEVIMKLTTKMKTSGVKEDTGKTRECVSGNEKVETDAASLHHGSTEESTAAHRQNVKESSTSQEPSKTPATDETNKSSRGGSASEEPAVGSLKQEARGDVDEDDLPTEQIFQSPVNDKQPPVVLREIDEDGNETIISDHVTCAGFIFQNSLIYELD from the exons ATGGAGGTCGGAGATCAGCTGAAAGAACTAAACATGACAACGGATGAGATGGAAAGACTGACAAAAGCTCTCAAAGACGAGAAATTTAGAGAAATGCTGCGGGATTACGCCCATGAATTATCAGACCCGGAGAATAAGAAAAGGTATGAAGAGGAGATCAAACTCTTGGAGCAGGAGAGAGGTAACACGATTGACTTTATCCACCCGGAGCCGTTCAGGGCTCTCAGGACGAGTGTGAACGGCAAGCAGAAGTGTTTTATCAACATCTGCGCCAATGATAGAGTTGGAAAGCCTGAATGTAAATGGGGGGTGTCGGCGGACGGCCGCAGAGGACAGAGCTGGTCCCTGCCTCACAGTCTGCACCCAGGGAGACAAGACACGGATCCTAAAGGAAACAAGATCATGATCTATGATGCAGTTTTCCACCCTGACACTATCCACATTGCGAGCAAAAACAAGAGGTTTATGGAGATGGTGGACAGCACAGCCATTCAGGGAATCCAGGATGCTTTCAAAGTCACTCTGGATAAAAACAATGTGAGGGAGCTGAAGACGAAATACAAAGGGACCCCGCAGCCTTGTGTCATCCGAAAACCCATACCTGGATATAAAAAGGAGCCTTCAGAGGAGCCTGACCCTCTTGCATTCCCGTACCCATGTGAAAAAAGACCCCCCACATCCCTGCAAGCCGAGCCTGCAGCAACAAAAAACAGCCGTGATGCTGAACAGAAAAGTTTCCAGATCCAGCCTCAGAGAGCCAAAGAGCCCACCAAGCCAAACTACACAGTAAAATATCGATCTTTTGTGGATCTACAGGACTTCAGATGTTCCAGAGACTCTGCACAAAGCCCCAGGCCCAAAGAGATAGTGGTTACCATCGACATGCCACTTCTGAAGGCGGCCACAGACGCCAGCCTTGAGGTGGAAGAGAGACGGCTGCTGCTGGAGGCCAAGAAACCAGCCTACAGACTGGAGCTGCCTTTAGCCTACCCTGTGGATGAAGACAAAGGAGAGGCCATGTTCAACAAACAGAGAGGACAGCTTACAGTCACACTGTCTGTTCTGCCTTCTAACGAAGCTGTGGATTTTGCTGTAGGGTCCGCTCAAACTAGTGATGatgagagacaggaggaggttAGTGAggtagaagaggaggatgaatgGATCGAGAAGAGGGAAGACAAGGAAAGTAAAGAGGAGGAGCAAGGAGGTGTCGAGCAGGATTTGAGGGTAGAGGAAGGTGaagaagagggaggaagaggtcAAAAGAGCGGAGAGGAGCAgatgaaggagggagaaaatagTGACGAGGGAAATGGAGTGGAGGTGGAGACGAAAtggaaggaggagaaaggaaaAGGCCAAGATGTGGAGGAGGAAAAAGTGAACGAACTGAAGCACGAGCTTGAAAAAGAAATCTGGGATTGTAACTCAGATAACAAGGATCCCAGTGTTACAAGTTTAAAATGCAATACTGTAACTAATGTTTCTTCTGGAGAAGAAAACAGGCTCCAAGCTTCACCTGAAACAGAAAGCCAGCCTGTTTTAATCACTGCTGAGCATTCAAGCTGCACAGGAAAAGAGGAAGAAGTTATTATGAAGTTGACCACCAAAATGAAGACTTCAGGAGTCAAAGAGGATACTGGGAAGACAAGAGAGTGTGTCAGTGGAAATGAGAAG GTGGAAACAGATGCTGCATCTCTGCACCACGGATCCACTGAGGAATCCACAGCAGCTCACAGGCAGAACGTAAAGGAGAGCAGCACCTCCCAGGAGCCCAGCAAGACGCCTGCAACAGATGAAACAAACAAGTCAAGCAGAGGAGGTTCAGCCTCTGAGGAGCCTGCCGTGGGTTCATTAAAGCAGGAGGCGAGGGGGGACGTAGACGAAGACGACCTGCCCACAGAGCAAATCTTCCAAAGCCCGGTGAACGACAAGCAGCCACCTGTGGTACTGAGGGAAATTGATGAAGATGGAAACGAGACGATCATCAGTGATCATGTCACATGTGCTGGGTTTATCTTCCAAAACTCCCTCATTTATGAGCTGGACTGA
- the si:dkey-13p1.4 gene encoding transmembrane protein 151B, whose amino-acid sequence MLSSDPDSAEDTAADAPNDAEEEEQEEEEEDEESPAESDVPEEQRPVKQSLGACVCRESHWRCLLLSLLMYSCLGAVAWCRLTRVTKIRFNSTLVSSFTATFTSSLRGASGMGVGGHTMIYHESPCSDGYIYIPLAFLLMLYVLYMVECWHCRARSELQSKADVDSVYERVLRMRLATPCIWWKAISYHFVRRTRQVTRYRNGDAYTTMQVYRERVNTHVAEGEFDYSHCGMKDISRDLRGLEGHPATRLRFTKCFSFTEAGPENDYLNQRARFFSEIEGLDDYMEAREGMQLKNVDFRDNLIAYVDPDRMPWYTSEAVFWLAALLMLSWPLRVLIEYRTAYVHYRIEKLFGLEYSHSSPSPLDEDRPLGNNPGCAIPRVNTLDSSEMEWHIRCNRQLIPSYSEAMLINMSTADSNSLQDTECTSSSNCFLVDSSQTAQSYGALQSPEDCEQCRELGGRGDGGGRRRTITSSSCSSLFSCRGALLHSHLSSDTSRFSLCRMYGSHRTVALWRSRSSNLTEPCCVDEQCCRSDSSQLALSDSPPTYRDARFFPVLIVHRSEGCGGEEGREVRRYYIRRGSSCVETAL is encoded by the exons ATGCTCTCCTCCGATCCGGACTCTGCGGAGGACACAGCGGCCGATGCTCCCAATGAtgctgaggaagaggagcaggaggaggaggaggaggacgaggaatCACCGGCTGAGAGTGATGTCCCGGAGGAG cagcgtCCAGTGAAGCAGTCCCTGGGTGCTTGTGTCTGCAGGGAGTCCCACTGGCGCTGcctgctgctctctctgctcATGTACAGCTGCCTGGGCGCCGTGGCCTGGTGTCGCCTGACCCGCGTCACTAAAATCCGCTTCAACTCCACCCTCGTCTCCTCCTTCACGGCCACCTTCACCTCCTCCCTGCGGGGGGCCTCTGGGATGGGCGTGGGGGGACACACGATGATCTACCATGAGAGCCCCTGCTCTGATGGCTACATCTACATCCCTCTGGCCTTCCTGCTCATGCTCTACGTCTTATACATGGTGGAGTGCTGGCACTGCAGGGCCAGGAGCGAGCTGCAGAGCAAAGCAGACGTGGACAGTGTGTATGAGCGCGTGCTGCGCATGAGACTGGCCACGCCTTGCATATGGTGGAAGGCCATCAGCTACCACTTTGTCAGACGGACTCGACAGGTCACTCGATACCGTAACGGGGACGCCTACACCACCATGCAGGTGTACCGTGAGAGGGTGAACACCCATGTGGCTGAGGGGGAGTTTGACTACAGCCACTGTGGCATGAAAGACATATCACGTGACCTCAGGGGCTTGGAGGGACATCCGGCCACTCGCTTGCGTTTCACCAAGTGTTTCAGCTTCACAGAGGCCGGCCCAGAAAACGATTACCTCAACCAGAGAGCCAGGTTCTTCTCGGAAATCGAGGGTTTGGACGATTACATGGAGGCCAGGGAGGGAATGCAGCTGAAGAATGTGGACTTCAGAGACAACCTGATAGCTTACGTAGACCCAGATAGGATGCCTTGGTACACCTCCGAGGCTGTTTTCTGGCTGGCAGCTCTGCTGATGCTGTCCTGGCCTCTGAGGGTGCTCATAGAGTACCGCACTGCTTATGTGCACTACCGCATAGAGAAACTATTTGGGTTAGAGTACAGCCACAGCAGCCCCTCTCCTCTAGATGAAGACAGGCCTTTGGGGAATAATCCTGGCTGTGCTATTCCCAGAGTCAACACCCTGGACAGCTCCGAGATGGAGTGGCACATCCGCTGCAACCGTCAGCTGATTCCCAGCTACTCAGAGGCCATGCTGATCAACATGAGCACAGCAGACTCAAACTCCTTACAAGACACTGAATGCACCTCGTCCTCAAACTGCTTCCTTGTGGACAGCAGCCAGACGGCTCAGAGCTACGGCGCCCTGCAGAGCCCCGAGGACTGCGAGCAGTGCAGGGAGCTGGGGGGACGAGGTGAcggaggaggcaggaggaggaccatcaccagctccagctgctcctccctcttctcctgcCGGGGAGCGCTGCTGCACTCTCACCTCTCCTCGGACACGTCTCGCTTCTCCCTCTGCCGCATGTACGGCTCCCACCGCACCGTGGCTCTGTGGAGGAGCCGCAGCAGCAACCTGACGGAGCCCTGCTGCGTGGACGAGCAGTGCTGCCGGTCCGACTCCAGCCAGCTGGCTCTCAGCGACAGTCCACCGACTTACAGGGACGCCAGGTTCTTCCCGGTGCTCATCGTGCATCGGTCTGAGGGATGTGGCGgcgaggaggggagggaggtcAGGAGATATTACATACGGAGAGGCTCATCCTGTGTGGAGACGGCCCTGTGA
- the klf11b gene encoding Krueppel-like factor 11b, translating to MPARKFTEMDSNGTEYMAHCGSNAKRRRHDSGQTVPSGTCGLEYTDLEAAEALVCMSSWGQGHFLSSSRPNPCKPRPLTPASDSCDSIMPPELPEPPKDFVSLSSLCMTPPHSPSFVEASSTALQSSSGPAVSSPPCWSGLHQPVLAPIAEKTPSLPSPPQPCRAMATSVIRHTADSTPCQHRIPVAPSPKKTIDTVTAATGCQQQQQQQQQQWLQCITKTEQITTPPSPPAPLTPTLSTSISGQQTRPSKPCLNSVSTPTPVSMQPQPSPHTPSAPAALSPPSVPSPQIICQMFPVSSQSGIISAFIPGAVQTSSTGIRTATTPILPQPTAANGAPVQQSLIVGSAVPQGTVMLVLPQSSVSQSPHCPQTVMTLGNTKLLPLAPAPVYVPAGPSGGTTATKMDFSRRRNYVCNFPGCRKTYFKSSHLKAHLRTHTGEKPFSCSWEGCDKRFARSDELSRHRRTHTGEKKFVCPVCDRRFMRSDHLTKHARRHMTTKKIPSWQADVRSLNKMAAGKAPTSKPGLATLSMLVPAGSK from the exons ATGCCAGCGCGAAAATTTACAGAAATGGACTCAAACGGG ACTGAGTACATGGCTCACTGTGGGTCCAATGCAAAGAGAAGGAGGCATGACAGTGGACAGACTGTCCCAAGTGGTACCTGTGGTCTGGAGTACACAGACCTGGAGGCAGCTGAGGCGTTGGTGTGTATGAGCTCCTGGGGCCAGGGTCActtcctcagcagcagcaggccaaACCCCTGCAAGCCCAGACCCCTCACCCCGGCCTCGGACTCCTGTGACTCCATCATGCCGCCAGAACTTCCAGAGCCCCCGAAGGACTTTGTGTCCCTCTCCTCCCTC TGCATGACTCCCCCCCACAGCCCCAGCTTCGTTGAGGCATCCAGCACTGCGCTCCAGTCAAGCTCTGGCCCTGCTGTCTCCTCACCACCCTGTTGGTCTGGGCTCCATCAACCTGTCCTGGCACCCATTGCTGAAAagaccccctccctcccctctccgCCACAGCCCTGCAGAGCCATGGCGACCAGCGTCATCCGCCACACCGCAGACAGCACCCCCTGCCAACACCGCATTCCAGTGGCCCCCAGTCCAAAGAAAACTATAGACACAGTAACGGCTGCAACGggctgccagcagcagcagcagcagcagcagcagcaatggCTGCAGTGCATTACAAAGACTGAGCAGATAACCacacctccatctcctcctgctcctctcacACCCACATTGTCCACCTCAATATCAGGGCAGCAAACCAGACCCTCAAAACCTTGTTTGAACAGTGTCTCCACCCCCACTCCTGTCAGTATGCAACCGCAACCCAGCCCACACACTCCCTCTGCTCCTGCAGCCTTGTCCCCGCCCTCGGTCCCCAGCCCTCAAATCATCTGCCAGATGTTCCCTGTCAGCAGCCAATCGGGTATAATCTCAGCCTTCATCCCTGGTGCAGTTCAGACATCCAGTACTGGGATTCGGACCGCCACCACGCCCATCCTCCCCCAGCCCACCGCAGCTAATGGAGCTCCTGTCCAGCAGTCCCTCATTGTGGGCTCAGCGGTGCCTCAGGGCACAGTGATGCTGGTTCTCCCTCAGTCCTCTGTCTCTCAGTCCCCTCACTGCCCTCAGACTGTCATGACGCTGGGCAACACCAAGCTGCTACCTCTGGCCCCGGCCCCTGTCTATGTGCCAGCGGGGCCCAGCGGCGGTACAACAGCCACAAAGATGGACTTTTCCCGCAGGAGAAACTATGTCTGCAACTTCCCGGGCTGCAGGAAGACGTATTTCAAGAGCTCACACCTCAAGGCTCACCTcagaacacacacag GTGAGAAGCCCTTCAGCTGCAGCTGGGAAGGCTGCGACAAGAGGTTTGCCCGTTCTGACGAGCTCTCCCGACACCGGCGAACACACACCGGGGAGAAGAAGTTTGTGTGTCCCGTGTGCGACCGTCGGTTCATGCGCAGTGATCACCTCACCAAGCACGCCCGCCGCcacatgaccacaaagaaaattCCCTCCTGGCAGGCGGATGTTCGGAGCCTGAACAAAATGGCTGCAGGCAAAGCACCCACTTCAAAACCCGGCCTCGCCACACTTAGCATGCTGGTACCTGCCGGCTCTAAGTAG
- the lrr1 gene encoding leucine-rich repeat protein 1, translated as MKLQCDVEVVNRLLPSFGMKSRGKGTRAVLSIGKHLDKTSQRSNIYMMICTARDRAGCKYKLKDNIEKFFTWFVEEGKATVRLKEPAVDICLSKADANSLKNFLSAARLAHRGSEASSLPLSTLTPVRARDVEQPKKKLTIVSKKDYPLTSNFPYSLEQLQVSYCKLSRVDMRMLSLKALRKLDLSNNHIKKLPATIGDLSCLSELILHNNHLEAFSQALCLSTLQRTLQLLDLSQNRLQSLPAQFCQLRELVNLKLDDNELVCLPFHIGRLSKLRFLSAAHNQLAVLPSDFRKLSLENLDLFGNPFVQPNPLDHTMNLTFPLPLQELASRAVANLRLPYGPHLIPAHLCRDLEVAKTCDCGRVCINFYIKTAVSMNLHQVSHTVVLVDDMGGTDAPVQQHFCSLSCYSEFLDNSLQRGIR; from the exons ATGAAGCTGCAGTGTGATGTCGAGGTGGTGAATCGGCTGCTTCCCTCGTTTGGGATGAAAAGTCGAGGGAAGGGGACGAGAGCCGTGCTGTCCATCGGGAAACATTTGGACAAGACGAGTCAAAGGAGCAACATTTACATGATGATCTGCACAGCCAGAGACAGAGCAGGCTGCAAGTACAAG CTAAAAGACAACATAGAGAAGTTCTTCACTTGGTTTGTGGAGGAAGGAAAAGCCACTGTGAGACTAAAGGAGCCTGCTGTTGACATTTGTTTGAGCAAG gcCGATGCAAACAGCTTAAAGAACTTCCTCTCAGCTGCTCGTCTGGCACACAGAGGAAGTGAAGCGAGCAGCCTTCCTCTCTCCACGCTCACTCCTGTCCGCGCCAGAGACGTGGAGCAGCCCAAGAAGAAGCTCACCATTGTCTCCAAGAAGGATTACCCCCTCACCTCCAACTTCCCCTACTCTCTGGAGCAGCTGCAGGTGTCCTACTGCAAACTGTCACGGGTGGACATGCGGATGCTGTCGCTCAAAG CGCTCCGCAAGCTAGACCTCAGTAACAACCACATCAAGAAGCTCCCCGCCACCATCGGTGACCTCAGCTGCCTCTCTGAACTCATCCTCCACAACAACCACCTGGAAGCCTTCAGCCAGGCCCTGTGCCTGTCCACCCTGCAGCGGACCCTCCAGCTGCTGGACCTCAGCCAGAACCGCCTGCAGTCCCTCCCCGCTCAGTTCTGCCAGCTCAGAGAACTAGTGAACCTCAAACTGGACGACAATGAGCTCGTCTGTCTGCCGTTCCACATCGGCCGTCTCTCAAAGTTGAGGTTCCTGTCGGCGGCGCATAACCAGCTAGCTGTGTTGCCCAGCGACTTCCGTAAGCTGAGCCTGGAGAACCTGGACCTGTTTGGGAATCCGTTTGTCCAACCGAACCCCCTTGACCACACAATGAACCTTACATTCCCCCTCCCGCTTCAAGAGCTGGCCTCCAGAGCCGTGGCCAACCTCAG GTTACCATACGGACCTCACCTCATCCCTGCCCACTTGTGTCGGGACCTCGAAGTAGCCAAGACCTGCGACTGCGGCCGCGTCTGCATCAATTTCTACATCAAGACGGCCGTCAGCATGAACCTGCACCAAGTCTCTCACACAGTGGTCCTGGTGGACGACATGGGGGGCACAGACGCTCCGGTGCAGCAGCACTTCTGCTCCCTCTCCTGCTACTCAGAGTTTTTAGACAACTCCCTCCAGAGAGGAATCAGATGA